A genomic region of Rhea pennata isolate bPtePen1 chromosome 14, bPtePen1.pri, whole genome shotgun sequence contains the following coding sequences:
- the CSNK1A1 gene encoding casein kinase I isoform X2, whose translation MASSSGSKAEFIVGGKYKLVRKIGSGSFGDIYLAINITNGEEVAVKLESQKARHPQLLYESKLYKILQGGVGIPHIRWYGQEKDYNVLVMDLLGPSLEDLFNFCSRRFTMKTVLMLADQMISRIEYVHTKNFIHRDIKPDNFLMGIGRHCNKCLESPVGKRKRSMTVSTSQDPSFSGLNQLFLIDFGLAKKYRDNRTRQHIPYREDKNLTGTARYASINAHLGIEQSRRDDMESLGYVLMYFNRTSLPWQGLKAATKKQKYEKISEKKMSTPVEVLCKGFPAEFAMYLNYCRGLRFEEAPDYMYLRQLFRILFRTLNHQYDYTFDWTMLKQKAAQQAASSSGQGQQAQTPTGKQTDKSKSNMKG comes from the exons ATGGCGAGTAGCAGCGGCTCCAAGGCCGAGTTCATTGTCGGGGGCAAGTACAAGCTGGTGCGGAAGATCGGGTCGGGCTCCTTCGGGGACATCTATTTGGCGATCAACATCACGAACGGGGAG GAAGTTGCTGTAAAGTTGGAGTCTCAGAAGGCTAGACATCCCCAGCTGCTGTATGAAAGCAAACTGTACAAGATTCTGCAAGGAGGAGTTGGCATCCCACATATACG GTGGTATGGTCAAGAAAAGGATTACAATGTTCTAGTTATGGATCTTCTTGGTCCCAGCCTTGAAGACCTTTTCAACTTCTGTTCTCGCAGGTTTACGATGAAAACAGTACTTATGTTAGCAGACCAG atgATCAGTAGAATTGAGTATGTTCACACAAAGAATTTTATACACAGAGACATTAAACCAGATAACTTCCTAATGGGTATTGGGCGTCACTGTAATAAG TGTTTAGAATCTCCagtggggaagaggaaaagaagcatGACTGTTAGTACTTCTCAGGACCCATCTTTCTCAGGATTAAACCAG TTATTCCTTATTGACTTTGGTTTGGCCAAAAAGTACCGGGACAACAGGACAAGGCAACACATACCatacagagaagacaaaaatctCACTGGCACAGCTCGATATGCCAGTATCAATGCACATCTTGGCATTGAACAGAG TCGTCGAGATGACATGGAGTCTCTAGGCTATGTATTGATGTACTTTAACAGAACCAGTCTGCCTTGGCAAGGATTAAAG GCTGCAACAAAGAAGCAGAAGTATGAAAAGattagtgaaaagaaaatgtccACTCCTGTTGAGGTTTTGTGTAAG GGATTCCCTGCAGAATTTGCCATGTATCTGAACTACTGTCGTGGCCTGCGCTTTGAAGAAGCACCAGATTACATGTATCTGAGGCAATTATTCCGTATTCTCTTCAG GACCCTGAACCACCAATACGACTACACGTTCGACTGGACAATGttaaagcagaaagcagcacagcaggcaGCCTCTTCCAGTGGGCAGGGGCAGCAGGCCCAAACCCCCACAGGCAAGCAAACTGACAAATCCAAGAGTAACATGAAAGGTTAG
- the CSNK1A1 gene encoding casein kinase I isoform X4, translating into MASSSGSKAEFIVGGKYKLVRKIGSGSFGDIYLAINITNGEEVAVKLESQKARHPQLLYESKLYKILQGGVGIPHIRWYGQEKDYNVLVMDLLGPSLEDLFNFCSRRFTMKTVLMLADQMISRIEYVHTKNFIHRDIKPDNFLMGIGRHCNKLFLIDFGLAKKYRDNRTRQHIPYREDKNLTGTARYASINAHLGIEQSRRDDMESLGYVLMYFNRTSLPWQGLKAATKKQKYEKISEKKMSTPVEVLCKGFPAEFAMYLNYCRGLRFEEAPDYMYLRQLFRILFRTLNHQYDYTFDWTMLKQKAAQQAASSSGQGQQAQTPTGKQTDKSKSNMKGF; encoded by the exons ATGGCGAGTAGCAGCGGCTCCAAGGCCGAGTTCATTGTCGGGGGCAAGTACAAGCTGGTGCGGAAGATCGGGTCGGGCTCCTTCGGGGACATCTATTTGGCGATCAACATCACGAACGGGGAG GAAGTTGCTGTAAAGTTGGAGTCTCAGAAGGCTAGACATCCCCAGCTGCTGTATGAAAGCAAACTGTACAAGATTCTGCAAGGAGGAGTTGGCATCCCACATATACG GTGGTATGGTCAAGAAAAGGATTACAATGTTCTAGTTATGGATCTTCTTGGTCCCAGCCTTGAAGACCTTTTCAACTTCTGTTCTCGCAGGTTTACGATGAAAACAGTACTTATGTTAGCAGACCAG atgATCAGTAGAATTGAGTATGTTCACACAAAGAATTTTATACACAGAGACATTAAACCAGATAACTTCCTAATGGGTATTGGGCGTCACTGTAATAAG TTATTCCTTATTGACTTTGGTTTGGCCAAAAAGTACCGGGACAACAGGACAAGGCAACACATACCatacagagaagacaaaaatctCACTGGCACAGCTCGATATGCCAGTATCAATGCACATCTTGGCATTGAACAGAG TCGTCGAGATGACATGGAGTCTCTAGGCTATGTATTGATGTACTTTAACAGAACCAGTCTGCCTTGGCAAGGATTAAAG GCTGCAACAAAGAAGCAGAAGTATGAAAAGattagtgaaaagaaaatgtccACTCCTGTTGAGGTTTTGTGTAAG GGATTCCCTGCAGAATTTGCCATGTATCTGAACTACTGTCGTGGCCTGCGCTTTGAAGAAGCACCAGATTACATGTATCTGAGGCAATTATTCCGTATTCTCTTCAG GACCCTGAACCACCAATACGACTACACGTTCGACTGGACAATGttaaagcagaaagcagcacagcaggcaGCCTCTTCCAGTGGGCAGGGGCAGCAGGCCCAAACCCCCACAGGCAAGCAAACTGACAAATCCAAGAGTAACATGAAAG
- the CSNK1A1 gene encoding casein kinase I isoform X3: MASSSGSKAEFIVGGKYKLVRKIGSGSFGDIYLAINITNGEEVAVKLESQKARHPQLLYESKLYKILQGGVGIPHIRWYGQEKDYNVLVMDLLGPSLEDLFNFCSRRFTMKTVLMLADQMISRIEYVHTKNFIHRDIKPDNFLMGIGRHCNKCLESPVGKRKRSMTVSTSQDPSFSGLNQLFLIDFGLAKKYRDNRTRQHIPYREDKNLTGTARYASINAHLGIEQSRRDDMESLGYVLMYFNRTSLPWQGLKAATKKQKYEKISEKKMSTPVEVLCKGFPAEFAMYLNYCRGLRFEEAPDYMYLRQLFRILFRTLNHQYDYTFDWTMLKQKAAQQAASSSGQGQQAQTPTGF, from the exons ATGGCGAGTAGCAGCGGCTCCAAGGCCGAGTTCATTGTCGGGGGCAAGTACAAGCTGGTGCGGAAGATCGGGTCGGGCTCCTTCGGGGACATCTATTTGGCGATCAACATCACGAACGGGGAG GAAGTTGCTGTAAAGTTGGAGTCTCAGAAGGCTAGACATCCCCAGCTGCTGTATGAAAGCAAACTGTACAAGATTCTGCAAGGAGGAGTTGGCATCCCACATATACG GTGGTATGGTCAAGAAAAGGATTACAATGTTCTAGTTATGGATCTTCTTGGTCCCAGCCTTGAAGACCTTTTCAACTTCTGTTCTCGCAGGTTTACGATGAAAACAGTACTTATGTTAGCAGACCAG atgATCAGTAGAATTGAGTATGTTCACACAAAGAATTTTATACACAGAGACATTAAACCAGATAACTTCCTAATGGGTATTGGGCGTCACTGTAATAAG TGTTTAGAATCTCCagtggggaagaggaaaagaagcatGACTGTTAGTACTTCTCAGGACCCATCTTTCTCAGGATTAAACCAG TTATTCCTTATTGACTTTGGTTTGGCCAAAAAGTACCGGGACAACAGGACAAGGCAACACATACCatacagagaagacaaaaatctCACTGGCACAGCTCGATATGCCAGTATCAATGCACATCTTGGCATTGAACAGAG TCGTCGAGATGACATGGAGTCTCTAGGCTATGTATTGATGTACTTTAACAGAACCAGTCTGCCTTGGCAAGGATTAAAG GCTGCAACAAAGAAGCAGAAGTATGAAAAGattagtgaaaagaaaatgtccACTCCTGTTGAGGTTTTGTGTAAG GGATTCCCTGCAGAATTTGCCATGTATCTGAACTACTGTCGTGGCCTGCGCTTTGAAGAAGCACCAGATTACATGTATCTGAGGCAATTATTCCGTATTCTCTTCAG GACCCTGAACCACCAATACGACTACACGTTCGACTGGACAATGttaaagcagaaagcagcacagcaggcaGCCTCTTCCAGTGGGCAGGGGCAGCAGGCCCAAACCCCCACAG
- the CSNK1A1 gene encoding casein kinase I isoform X1, whose amino-acid sequence MASSSGSKAEFIVGGKYKLVRKIGSGSFGDIYLAINITNGEEVAVKLESQKARHPQLLYESKLYKILQGGVGIPHIRWYGQEKDYNVLVMDLLGPSLEDLFNFCSRRFTMKTVLMLADQMISRIEYVHTKNFIHRDIKPDNFLMGIGRHCNKCLESPVGKRKRSMTVSTSQDPSFSGLNQLFLIDFGLAKKYRDNRTRQHIPYREDKNLTGTARYASINAHLGIEQSRRDDMESLGYVLMYFNRTSLPWQGLKAATKKQKYEKISEKKMSTPVEVLCKGFPAEFAMYLNYCRGLRFEEAPDYMYLRQLFRILFRTLNHQYDYTFDWTMLKQKAAQQAASSSGQGQQAQTPTGKQTDKSKSNMKGF is encoded by the exons ATGGCGAGTAGCAGCGGCTCCAAGGCCGAGTTCATTGTCGGGGGCAAGTACAAGCTGGTGCGGAAGATCGGGTCGGGCTCCTTCGGGGACATCTATTTGGCGATCAACATCACGAACGGGGAG GAAGTTGCTGTAAAGTTGGAGTCTCAGAAGGCTAGACATCCCCAGCTGCTGTATGAAAGCAAACTGTACAAGATTCTGCAAGGAGGAGTTGGCATCCCACATATACG GTGGTATGGTCAAGAAAAGGATTACAATGTTCTAGTTATGGATCTTCTTGGTCCCAGCCTTGAAGACCTTTTCAACTTCTGTTCTCGCAGGTTTACGATGAAAACAGTACTTATGTTAGCAGACCAG atgATCAGTAGAATTGAGTATGTTCACACAAAGAATTTTATACACAGAGACATTAAACCAGATAACTTCCTAATGGGTATTGGGCGTCACTGTAATAAG TGTTTAGAATCTCCagtggggaagaggaaaagaagcatGACTGTTAGTACTTCTCAGGACCCATCTTTCTCAGGATTAAACCAG TTATTCCTTATTGACTTTGGTTTGGCCAAAAAGTACCGGGACAACAGGACAAGGCAACACATACCatacagagaagacaaaaatctCACTGGCACAGCTCGATATGCCAGTATCAATGCACATCTTGGCATTGAACAGAG TCGTCGAGATGACATGGAGTCTCTAGGCTATGTATTGATGTACTTTAACAGAACCAGTCTGCCTTGGCAAGGATTAAAG GCTGCAACAAAGAAGCAGAAGTATGAAAAGattagtgaaaagaaaatgtccACTCCTGTTGAGGTTTTGTGTAAG GGATTCCCTGCAGAATTTGCCATGTATCTGAACTACTGTCGTGGCCTGCGCTTTGAAGAAGCACCAGATTACATGTATCTGAGGCAATTATTCCGTATTCTCTTCAG GACCCTGAACCACCAATACGACTACACGTTCGACTGGACAATGttaaagcagaaagcagcacagcaggcaGCCTCTTCCAGTGGGCAGGGGCAGCAGGCCCAAACCCCCACAGGCAAGCAAACTGACAAATCCAAGAGTAACATGAAAG